The Penaeus chinensis breed Huanghai No. 1 chromosome 12, ASM1920278v2, whole genome shotgun sequence DNA segment atatatacacacacacacacttcttcatGTTCACTTTTTAGCATATGTCCAAGCTGAAATAGATACTCCAAAATTACATctattatttgtctgtctgtctaactttttatttatatattttctcttccgacttcttcctctctccctctccctttcactttccttctccctcagtctttccctctccttcctccacccccttctctttctctttctctcctcctatccctcccccctctccttatctctttctctctttctcttcacctattcttccccccttcccattatctttctctcctcttatccctccccccttccttttttatctctctctttctctcctccctctccctctctttctctccccctcctcctccccttccccctttctttccctcctcatatccttcccccttttccctctatttctctctttctctccctccaccctctcttcttctctctccctctctttcactctctttctctctcaaccaggGGGCGACAGTGAAATGGCGTCCAGCCTAAACCTTGCCGAGCACATGgagggagtggaaaaggaggggatATTCGTCGTTGAAGACGGAAGGAGGAATTCAACGGAGACAGCGAATGGAAATGAAACAAGTATATGAAAGTTTCAGTATGAAGgttggctgtctctgtctctgtctctctctcactctctctctctctctctctctctctctctctctctctctctctctctctctcactctctctcactctctctctctctctctctctctctctctctctctctctctctctctctctctctctctctctctctctctctctctctctctctctctctctctctctctctctctcgcctttcactCACCTACATATATAAACCAAATATTAGACGTAAATCATATATCAGATAAATACCCAAATTTACCAAACTCTAGTAACTTATCGAAAAACAAAATCATCCCAGGCTGCTTAACATTTCACAGCTAAATCTCTATCTCGTAAATTTAGTTGTCGTAACAAtgagttataatggtaatgatagcaacaacaataatgttgatggtgaaataacagcaacaagaacattaccactactactactactgcagcaCTACTACatattctacttctacttctgctaACATTACctccactactgctactactactaccacagctactactactactgctgctgctgctgctgctgctaataccattgctactactactactactactaataataataatgataatgataataacaataacaataataataataaatagtaataataatgatgatgatgatagaaatagtaattaaaacaattctgataataatgataacaataactacgacaacaataatacaataatgataataataccaataatagtagtagtagtaatagtaataataacattaatagttgattgatattagtaatattcataatgaatgataatgatagtgatttaaatactgatgataataacagcattctAAACAGGTAAAAAATGCTGGCCAGTTCGATATACTTTGGGACTGTTGCTGTTTTTCGGCCTTGCTGTCGAATACTCGTTGCGCGTAAACCTGTCCATCGCCATCGTGGCCATGGCAGGAACCACGGAGCTTCCTGACAACAGTAACTCGACTGCTGACATATGTCCAGTTGAAGGAAATTCGACCGATTCGGAGGATAAATATACAGTGAGACTGAgttctgtgtatttgtgttttgtattaTAGTATCTTAGAGAAATggggtgtttgtttttattctgttttatttattttttacgttgtttatttattatccatttgtttttgttaatcttttttcttaaatatgtcacgttatgttttgtgtgtttttttttttttttttaggtgaattTGGAACGCTGATAACACTGTGTtgcataatataattaaaaaaacagcTGGTGTACTGGTTACATTTTAtcatacacacgaacatacagaTAACAGCAGATCACAAAATGCGTACCCACATAAGCAGACCAACAGGGATATCCACCATACAGTCCACAGTCCACAAACACCATTCTATACTTCACACTCCAAAGATACATTCCACCACATAATTCATACTCCACACAGTCAACTCACTCCATCGTCCACATGCCACTGGAACAACCCTTCATTTTAATCCAATTATGTAGACTCATTCCGCCCCATACCAAGCCAGGAACAACCCTCAAACAGGGCCAAGATGTGATAACCATAGCCGTCATAAGGACAAACAGTCCACCCGATTCCCCTTGGGCattccatatcatatatatatacacatacatatatatatatatatatatatatatatatatatatatattccacagtgGAAACCAATTATCTTACTTTACAGGGAAAACCAAGGTCATATCTCCATGCCTCGCACTCCACAAGAAAAACAGAGCGAATCTACTACATTAATACTGAACGCAAGAAACTGCACAGACACAATCCCTCCCTTTTACTAACACTCTCCGGATACAACCCACTCCACCCTCCCTAGGAAGGCGAGTTTGACTGGGACGAGAACACCCAGGGGCTCATCCTAGGAGCGTTCTTCTACGGCTACACGTGCACCAACCTCTTGGACGGGCGGGCGGCAGAGTACCTGGGAGGGCGCCTGGTCTTCGGTCTCGGGGCGGTCGTCTCTTCGTGCATAGCCCTCCTGTCCCCGCTCTGCGCCAGGACGTCCACCGGGTTCTTCGTGGCTTCTCGAGTCGCTATGGGGATCGCCCAGGTAAGAAATGATAAGAATTTAACCATTATCTCTTCTCCTTGGTTTATTTTAGGGTCTCagttaagaaatagagagaaaacatagatatggataatggatttcttttttttaatggatgCGGGTTGATTTTCTAGGGGGTGTCGTTGCCTGCAATAAATTCGATCATGGCGACGTGGTTTCCTCCTGAAGAAAAGGCAAAAATCAATCCCTTCATATACGGAGGTAAATTGGTAAATTTTCAGTGGTATTTTCTTCCTTCCATAAAATTACAAGCCAAACGAAGAATGCGCAAACGTCAGTTACTTGAAATTTCACTGGTAATCTTTAAATTCGTAATTTCAGTTGTtacaaagagatgaataaatcagTTAGATAAAGAAACAATAGAATCGTAATATATAATCAGAATGATCACGTATCCATTAATTTGTGTATGGACATTTCTCATTAACTTACATTACTCACGCAGGCATGCAGATTGGCACCGTCATTTCCCTGTCTGTGAGCGGCTGGTTAATTTCCGTGGGGTTCCTTGGGGGTTGGCCTTCCGTTTTCTACGTCTTCGGGGCTCTGGGGATAGTGTGGGGTATTCCCTGGTTCCTCCTGACACACGATAGGCCTGAGAAACATCCTAGGATTTCGCAGGCTGAACTGAGCTTCATCCAAGGTCATCAGGAAACCGTCAAGAAAGCAGAGGTACAAATATTTCCATGCACCATCATGTACAGAGTGATACGTATATAGTTGcctaatttataaatatttagcaataaTCTTTATGACAAACTCAATCTTCCAAGTATTGTGATTTCCCTACTCCCTTGAAAGGCGACCATCTCCAGTTCCAATGCGTTACATATATGATTTAGATTTATGTGATGAAAAAGAATTAATAACAAATCTTGACAGATAGTATCGATTTCCTGGAAAGAGATCGTCACTTCCGGTCCAATGTGGGCGTGTGTTTTCATGATGACTGGTGGTAGTTTTGGCTTCTACACCCTCTTAACGGAGCTGCCAACATACCTTGCCAACATCCAGCACTTCGATATGAATAGTGTAAGATCAGGAGATATAACAGTTTTTCGATTGTGAGTTTCCTGTTTCGTAGTAAAGTTTATTTGCTATATTGTAGATCATAAGTCAGTAGATCGATTGTTCTcttgtaacaataatagcagcacAATGAACAAGCGAGAAAAATAAGGGAATAGTAAGGTATGTTTGATTAGCACGTAAGAATTATGTTTTTGCATATGGTGCGCTTTCATACGAAAATGTCTTCCTGTAAAATAACATCATCCCCTTTCCTTACTAACTTTATATCTACTCCTTTCCTTCGCTCACAGAGCGGTGTCCTCTCAGCCATTCCTTACGTAATGCTTTGGGTTTTCGGCATCCTTTGGGGATTCTTCATGGACAGGCTCTTCTCTGCGGGTGTCCTGTCGATCAGGACGATCAGAAGGCTCTCCACTGCAGTCGGTTCGTTTCTTTTCAATTCCATGTTTCTtcgtcatttttttgttttttctcctctcttttttcgtgGACAGTGGCTCCAACtttcgagtatgtgtgtgtgactttgtacGTGTGTATAGTGTACACgtctataagtatatgcatataccaaACACAGAAGACTGAACCAAAATTCTAAAGTGTTCTCACCTGCCCCGCAGCTCACTACGTACCAGCCGTCGCTCTGATTGCAATGTGCTTCGTTAACTGCAACTCTACGATTGCAATGGCAATGTTGTGCATGGCTTTAGGATTCAATGGCGCTTCCTACAGCGGAAACTCTCTCTCAGAACAGGACATCGCCCCCAACCTGGCGGGGACGCTGCTGGGAATCACCAACACCTTTGGCTCGGCCACGGGGTTCCTTGCTCCGTTGACTGTGGGGGCCATCACCAGCGGCAATGTGAGACCTGACTGAggtttttgcctctttttcttaCCTTAATCTTATGGCATTTATGTATTTGCGaatttgattatcattgtcattattgctatagcTGGTATcagttactagtatcattattatataggtATATCCGTCTGTTTACTTTTTCCCCTCCATTCacctttccatccttccatcttcaATCTGTGCAttgttattctctcttctttacccatTAGCCTTCTACATTTGATTATCTACCTCATGATTAAAGTTTCCATATGATATACAACTCTAATTACTAATTGTCCACTGCCATCTTATACTCATCAGGCTATCCAACTATCTCTCCTATTTCCTCACCCAACACGAGTTCCATTATCCATCTATTCGTAATTATAAACACAATTTCTAGTCATCTCGTTCCGtccttcatccatctctctatttatccatctatctcccccccttacccaccaAGGGATCCATTATCCATCGAATAATATACCCAATTACAAACTCCGtccttcatccatctctctatttatccatcgatCTCCCCCATTATCCAGCAAGGGTCACTGGCCGCCTGGAGATTAGTGTTCATTATCACAGCCATCATCTACGTGGTCACATGTACGCTGTACCTTTTGCTCATGTCAGCCGAAGTCCAGCCTTGGAACGAGCCTAAAAGGGACCAGAAAAggttagttttttattttttttaatttgtattgtttttttttttcttggggggggggggcaagggttaAATTTGAAAACATTAGTCAACGCCCAGAATGGTTCTGACGTATTTTCAGACTGTATCTAATGATTTTATGTTTCATGATGTTTCTGCTGCTTGACCTTGACGCAGCACGTTATTTTTGGTtgacagaatattttttttaaaatgatcAGCAGAGTTTGtcaaaaaggtaaagataaataaatgaaaccaaTGATTACTCCTGAACTTTAAGTCTACGTTTGTAGGAGCAATTATCACTTTCAAAGTTCTTCATCACTTCAGGTTCATAAACATGACTTACTTTTGCATATATCACAAAAAGttcattataaaagtaaaacacaCAAAAGGGGTTTAACACACCAGAATAATTTATAGTAATATTCTACATTTCTTTGTAaatgatatttaaaatatatatgttctttaaAATCCCTCAACAATATATTGGAATCATAAAACATATGAAAACAATGGTGTTGGTATTTGTATCAAGAGAGTATTGTGGATGATTTTCATAACTGATACATTTACAACGCCCAGCATCATATTTAAGACCAAGGTAAAAGAGTATTCAACAATCGTTATAAGATTTGTTTACCTTACTGTAAAAAAACATACTTGAATTTATAGTACATTAACTGCATAAATGCTCCAAGATTTCGCGACAACCCTGCGGAATGACCCTTTGCTAAAATGTCACAAGAAATTTATATCATAATGAATTGTAAATTGGTGtacaatccccccacccccaccccacccacagcCCAAGATTTCACAACCGCCCTGCTGGCTGATCCTTCGCTAAAATGTCACATGAAATATTTCCAGGCGGGTGGGGCCCTCCGCAAGTTACGGGTCGAACCAAACACGATGGTGAACAAGTCTTCATCATAACTTCTTGAAAAGGTTACTCATCCTGAACAGAGGTTTACTGAAGCacgaggaaggaaaatgaatagaTGGACAAGTAGTCTGCGTCGGTTTGTCAGGATTTATAAGCAAGAAATGGTAGATAGTTGTGttgataaataaattgaaaaatagaTAATGCTGTGAAATGTAGatacatattttaatatgtacatatacatataagtattgaCAATCcacttgcattttttttatattagtatttatGTGAAACTTCCAAGACTATGGAGCAATCTCCTTACTTACGAATAACAAACTACAAATCCTAGATTTCTAGATTTCTTGAGTAGCAACACATAGAAATCATGCCATGTGTTAGGTGATAATATAAAACACTCTACAAGTGATAAGGTAATCTtaagtgtattttttatatacatgatcAGAAGCACCCTAGTTCATTCCATTATCACAAGACTATCAATAACTTATATATCTTGTAATCATTTGCATAATGTGTGATTAAGTGATATGTCATAGTCATAATCATTCAGTATTTACCATCTCATGCAGCCCCAGCATGAGATGG contains these protein-coding regions:
- the LOC125031175 gene encoding putative inorganic phosphate cotransporter is translated as MASSLNLAEHMEGVEKEGIFVVEDGRRNSTETANGNETSKKCWPVRYTLGLLLFFGLAVEYSLRVNLSIAIVAMAGTTELPDNSNSTADICPVEGNSTDSEDKYTEGEFDWDENTQGLILGAFFYGYTCTNLLDGRAAEYLGGRLVFGLGAVVSSCIALLSPLCARTSTGFFVASRVAMGIAQGVSLPAINSIMATWFPPEEKAKINPFIYGGMQIGTVISLSVSGWLISVGFLGGWPSVFYVFGALGIVWGIPWFLLTHDRPEKHPRISQAELSFIQGHQETVKKAEIVSISWKEIVTSGPMWACVFMMTGGSFGFYTLLTELPTYLANIQHFDMNSSGVLSAIPYVMLWVFGILWGFFMDRLFSAGVLSIRTIRRLSTAVAHYVPAVALIAMCFVNCNSTIAMAMLCMALGFNGASYSGNSLSEQDIAPNLAGTLLGITNTFGSATGFLAPLTVGAITSGNQGSLAAWRLVFIITAIIYVVTCTLYLLLMSAEVQPWNEPKRDQKRRVGPSASYGSNQTRW